Proteins encoded within one genomic window of Kaistia algarum:
- a CDS encoding DUF4159 domain-containing protein encodes MIGSLPLAFAAPFVLSALVLLPAIWWLLKLTPPRPRVESFPPTRILAEIAAKEEQPARSPWWLTALRLLLAALVILALAGPVWRPAGENAAGDGTLLLAIDNDWAAARDWPSRLDTAKRIVDLADRVGRPIVLVATADPANQELAPADAATIRTRLDALAPRPYAANRAALAAALAGTVGSIGGTVWLASGLGGADADAFASFLNDRLKVPTTLYLGTPARLVGLANPRSTADALTLTVLRSDGAGEDSGSLLAQDLKGRPIGTAEFAFKPGETKAEAAFELPTELRNDMARIEIAGASTAGAVQLLDDRFQRRRVGLLSGGSNDNAQPLLSPLYYLSRALQPSADVLDTRDANAEIAVPKMVDDGAAVIAMADIGTLTPDVEQKLGQWVENGGTLLRFAGPRLAAANASQNMLIPVRLREGGRVLGGSLSWSTPQPLASFSDGSPFAGLSVPKDVEIRRQVLADPDSNLAGRTWAALADGTPLVTAAPLGKGWLILFHVTADTSWSNLPLSGTFVDMLRRIVAFASPPADGSAKSASGSGQSATLPPYRLLDGFGHFTTSDPFARPLPTNAQAVTADREHPPGLYGSDEGFRAVNVLAPDATLPPLDASSLQGADIRPYPTTAPQDLSPYLLVAALVLLFADALAVLWLNGGWRFRRAAPAALIFAAILIGGWVHPSRADEASDQFALQAANQTRLAYVTTGNAEIDDTSRAGLAGLSRELANRTALEPGDPMGVDIAKDELSFFPLLYWPIDPASPMPSSATLARIDAYMKQGGSILFDTRDELDRTPGDTGFAGTPAAERLRDMLSGLDIPQLEPVPSNHVLTKAFYLLADFPGRYSGGPLWVEALPPDDAAAAADRPARPSDGVSSILITENDLAGAWATDADGRYLYPTVPPDPRQREMAFRTGVNIVMYALTGNYKADQVHVPALLERLGQ; translated from the coding sequence ATGATCGGAAGCCTACCCCTCGCCTTCGCCGCGCCGTTTGTGCTTTCGGCGCTGGTGTTGCTGCCGGCAATATGGTGGCTGCTGAAGCTGACGCCGCCGCGTCCGCGCGTCGAGAGCTTCCCGCCGACCCGGATCCTGGCTGAGATCGCGGCGAAGGAAGAGCAGCCGGCGCGCAGCCCCTGGTGGCTGACGGCGCTCCGCCTGCTGCTCGCCGCCTTGGTCATCCTGGCGCTCGCCGGTCCCGTCTGGCGCCCCGCCGGCGAGAACGCGGCCGGCGACGGCACGCTGCTGCTCGCCATCGACAATGACTGGGCCGCCGCTCGCGATTGGCCGTCCCGCCTCGACACGGCGAAGCGGATCGTCGACCTTGCCGATCGCGTCGGCCGGCCGATCGTCCTGGTCGCGACCGCCGATCCGGCCAACCAGGAGCTGGCGCCTGCCGATGCCGCGACGATCCGCACAAGACTGGACGCGCTCGCCCCCCGCCCCTATGCCGCCAACCGCGCGGCTCTCGCCGCCGCGCTCGCCGGCACGGTTGGCTCGATCGGCGGAACGGTCTGGCTGGCAAGCGGGCTCGGCGGCGCCGATGCCGATGCGTTTGCAAGCTTCCTGAACGATCGCTTGAAGGTGCCGACCACGCTCTATCTCGGCACCCCCGCCCGCCTCGTCGGCCTCGCCAATCCCCGCTCCACGGCCGACGCGCTGACGCTGACCGTCCTGCGCAGCGACGGCGCCGGAGAGGACAGCGGCAGCCTCCTGGCGCAGGATCTCAAGGGCCGCCCGATCGGAACCGCCGAATTCGCGTTCAAGCCCGGCGAGACCAAGGCCGAGGCGGCGTTCGAGCTGCCGACCGAGTTGCGCAACGACATGGCTCGCATCGAGATTGCCGGCGCTTCCACGGCCGGCGCCGTGCAATTGCTGGACGATCGCTTCCAGCGCCGACGCGTTGGCCTCCTCTCCGGCGGCTCCAACGACAATGCGCAGCCGCTGCTCTCGCCGCTCTATTATCTAAGTCGGGCTCTGCAGCCCTCCGCCGACGTGCTCGACACGCGCGATGCCAATGCCGAAATCGCCGTGCCGAAGATGGTCGATGACGGGGCCGCAGTGATCGCCATGGCCGATATCGGCACACTGACGCCCGACGTCGAACAGAAGCTCGGCCAATGGGTCGAGAATGGCGGCACATTGCTGCGCTTTGCCGGTCCACGCCTTGCCGCGGCCAATGCGAGCCAGAACATGCTGATCCCGGTGCGGCTGCGCGAAGGCGGCCGGGTCCTCGGCGGCAGTCTGTCCTGGTCGACCCCGCAGCCCCTCGCCTCGTTTTCGGATGGCAGCCCCTTTGCCGGCCTTTCCGTGCCCAAGGATGTCGAGATCCGGCGCCAGGTGCTGGCCGACCCCGACAGCAACCTCGCCGGCCGCACCTGGGCGGCTCTCGCCGATGGCACGCCGCTCGTCACCGCCGCGCCACTCGGCAAGGGATGGCTGATTCTTTTCCATGTCACCGCCGATACGAGCTGGTCGAACTTGCCGCTCTCGGGGACTTTCGTCGATATGCTGCGCCGGATCGTCGCCTTTGCCTCGCCGCCGGCCGATGGTTCAGCCAAGAGCGCTTCGGGCTCAGGACAGTCCGCGACGCTGCCGCCCTATCGCCTGCTCGACGGCTTCGGCCATTTCACCACCAGCGACCCCTTCGCTCGGCCGCTTCCGACGAATGCGCAGGCGGTGACGGCCGATCGTGAGCATCCGCCCGGCCTCTACGGCTCGGACGAGGGCTTCCGGGCCGTCAACGTTCTTGCGCCCGACGCGACGCTGCCGCCCTTGGATGCCTCGTCGCTGCAGGGCGCCGATATCCGCCCCTATCCGACCACGGCGCCGCAGGACCTCTCGCCCTATCTCCTGGTGGCGGCGCTGGTGCTGCTCTTTGCCGATGCGCTCGCCGTGCTCTGGCTGAATGGCGGCTGGCGTTTTCGCCGTGCCGCGCCTGCCGCGCTGATCTTTGCGGCGATCCTGATCGGGGGCTGGGTTCATCCATCGCGCGCCGACGAGGCATCGGACCAGTTCGCGCTTCAGGCAGCGAACCAGACCCGTCTCGCCTATGTGACGACCGGCAACGCCGAGATAGACGATACCAGCCGAGCCGGGCTTGCCGGTCTATCCCGCGAACTGGCCAATCGCACGGCTCTGGAGCCCGGCGATCCGATGGGCGTCGACATCGCCAAGGACGAGCTCTCGTTCTTCCCGCTGCTCTATTGGCCGATCGATCCGGCGAGTCCGATGCCCTCCTCGGCGACGCTCGCCCGGATCGATGCCTATATGAAGCAGGGCGGCTCTATTCTGTTCGACACCCGCGACGAGTTGGACCGCACGCCGGGCGATACCGGCTTCGCCGGCACGCCCGCGGCCGAACGGCTGCGCGACATGCTGTCCGGTCTCGACATTCCGCAGTTGGAGCCGGTGCCGAGCAACCACGTGCTGACCAAGGCCTTTTATCTGCTGGCCGATTTTCCCGGCCGCTATTCCGGCGGGCCGCTCTGGGTCGAGGCGCTGCCTCCCGACGATGCCGCGGCGGCGGCCGATCGGCCGGCGCGGCCCAGCGATGGCGTTTCCTCGATCCTGATCACCGAGAACGACCTCGCCGGCGCCTGGGCCACCGATGCCGATGGGCGCTATCTCTACCCGACCGTTCCGCCGGATCCGCGCCAGCGCGAGATGGCGTTCCGCACCGGCGTCAACATCGTCATGTATGCGCTGACCGGCAACTACAAGGCCGATCAGGTTCATGTGCCGGCGCTCCTGGAAAGGCTCGGACAGTGA